Part of the Thermodesulforhabdaceae bacterium genome is shown below.
CAATATTTTTTTATTCTCTGGAATTGATGAATTCCAATGGATGCTTGAATGTCGGTCATGTTATATTTGAATCCCAGATGCACAACCTCGTAATGTCTGTAGCCTTCATCTGAAAACCGCCTCCATGCGTCCTTTGTCATTCCATGCAAAGCCATAATTTTAACTCTATCAGCAATATAATCGTCATTTGTTATTATCATGCCTCCTTCGGCTGTAGTTATATTTTTAGTTACATAAAAACTAAAACACCCTACTTTACCAAAGCAACCCGCAGGCACTCCTCGATATTCGGCTTCAATGGCGTGTGCGCAATCTTCAATCACTACAAGATCGTAGCGCCTGGCAATTTCCATAATGGAGTCCATTTCACAGGGTCTTCCAGCCATATGGACAACTATAATAGCTTTTGTATTAGAAGAAATCTTGCGTTCGATTTCGTTTGGATCGATATTCATGGTGTTTTTGTCGCAATCAGCAAGAACCGGTCGGCCTCCAGCGTGAATAATAGCATTAACGGTGGCACAAAAAGTCATAGGGGTAGTGATAACTTCATCGCCCGGTCTAATGCCTGCCGCAAGAACAGCAAGATGGAGAGCAGCAGTGCAGGAACTGACGGCGATAGCATGGGACACTTTCTTATAGGCAGCAAAAGTGTTTTCAAATTTTGCTACTTTGGGACCAGTTCCAATCCATCGCTTTCTTATGGAATCCACAACTTCCTGAATTTCTGGTTCCTCTATACACGGTGCACCGAAAACCAAGAATTTTTCTTTAGGCCTAACTGGGACTCTTTCATCCATCCTTATCTAATGCTCCCTTCAAGTCAATTTTTACGGATTTGGTTGAATATAGCTTCCCTTTTTATCGCCTGATAAAGTTTTTCGTAAATCCTAAGCCCAACATTCTTTCTGGTTGTGCCTACCATCTTTCTTGCAAGTCTTAACCAAAACCATCTTATACTTCGGTGAAAAGTCAGATCGCCAATTAGAAAGCGCAATCGATTCATCGCAGAAATGCATAGAGGAAACCTAAGCTCCTTTAGATAATGACAGTCCCTAGATCGTTTCATATACCAGACAGCAAGGCCGATTCCCTCTTTTTCGGCAATACGGAGATAGTCACTTTCTGTAAGAAAATGTCTGTGATAGCCTAAGGCATCAGGACAATAGAGAATTTTTAGTCCTCTAGAGTCCAGCCTTGCTCCCAATTCCACATCGTCACTATAGCGAATATCTTCATCAAAAAGACCGTTTTCTAATAAAAAATTTCTTTTTACAGAAAGATTACAAGTATAGAAAGCTCGCCAGTCCAGTAAAGCAAAACCGTCAGAATTAACCAACCTATCCCACTGGCCAAAACTTGAGTCTAGGTGCAATAATGCAAAGGGAGAATAAGGCAAAACCGGGTCGATGGTTACCTTACCGAGAAAAGCTATGTTGATTTGAGGATAGTTTTTATGTGCCCTTAAATGCTGAGTCAGAAGTGAAGGAGTTGCTATGGTATCGTCGTTAAAGAAGACCACAACGGGAGATTCTGACATTTCTATGGATTTGTTTCTTACTCTGTTGGGACCGGCATTTTTTTGGGTAAACCATTTTAACTTGTAGGGCATGTTGGATTCGGCCCACCGTAACACTTTCTGAGTATGGTCAGAAGATCCGTCGTCACCCACGATAACTTCGAAACAATTCGTTTCCAGAGTTTGTTCGGAAAGAGCAATCAAACAATCCTTCAGGATATCAGCTCGATTGTAAGTCGGTATAATTACTGTTAGTTCTAGCATTTTTACTTCCTGGTGTTTTGAAGTAGATCGTCATATATCGCCATAACTTTACCAACATAGCTTTCTATGGAATAAAGCTTCCTCGCCCGTTCCATAGCTTTTGCACCCATTGATCGCCTCATTTCGCTGTCCTTTACAAGAAGGCTAATTTTCTCCGCAAGGCTTTTGGGATCGTTTGGAGGAACGAGAAAGCCTGTTTCTCCGTCCAACACTGTTTCAGGGGTTCCACCTATGTTTGTGCCGACAACCGGAAGCCCCATAGCCATTGCCGCCACAACCCCTGTTGAACTCGGTTCTGGAAGTTTAGATGGCAACACAAAAACGTCCATTGCGGAAAGCCAATCGGTAATGTTTTCCTGAAAACCCGGAGCCGTAACCACGTTAACAAGTCCCAATTCTTCAATATCACGGTGAAGCTGATGGACAAATTCTTCTCGACCTGGCACAGGTCCCCCTAGGATCACAAAGTGGACGTCAGACTTATAGTCCAACATCTTCATAACCTCTTTGCAGGCTCTAACAAAAACATCCTGGCCTTTCCAATGGTTAAGACGACCAGCCATCCCAACAAGCACTGTATTTTCATCAATTCCCAGGTGAGACCTGATAATCTTCCTTGCATTTTCATCGGGCGAAAAACGGACCGTATCAACCGGGGGAAACATCTCTATGTATTTTTCACGCCACCATGGGGTATATTTAATAAAATGATCTCTGACCGCTCCAGAAACCGTGATTACTTGATCAGAAAAAGCCGATACCATCCAGGACATGGCTAAAGAAACTATTTTAGGTTTTTCCACGATCTCCATTACTGAAGACACATGAGGAATACCTGTTATAGCCGCAGCCAATTCCCCACCCCATACAGCCCCGGTATTAGTATGAACCAATGCTATGCGCTCTTTTAGAATAAATCTTCGTAGATTCGAAACAGATTTCATCAAAACAGTTACAAATCTAATAACACCCGATGGGGTAAAGTGTGCTCGTCGCAGGACAGCGAGAGGCATGATCATGGTTCTTATACCTGCCTCTCTAAGCCGCTCTATCAAGGGACCATTGACAGGAAGAAAAACAATGGGTTCATAACGAGTCTTATCCAGGTAAGTTACAAGCTGGAGCAAAATAAGATCGCTTCCATATAATTCCGCATTTGCATGTAAATACAATATTTTCATGATTTTTCCTTTTTCAGGATAGTAAACCCGCTACGTAGTGAATCATTCGTTTTCCTTTTAAGATCATATCTTTTGAGTTTAAAATCAATCCTCCCCATCCATAAATTTGAGCTCTAAGTAAAAGTCCCAAAACCATAATTAAATTAAAAGTCCAGGGCGGAACGGATGGATTCAAATGAACATAAAGTTTTTTTATATTCTTAAGCCAGAGTAATGAAAATTCGTGGGGTTTTAATTGCTTAGAGCTACTTGCCCCCTGAAGATGGATTATAGTAATACGAGGCAGGTAAACGACTCGCCAGCCATTATTCCTAAACCGACATCCCCATTCTATATCTTCGGCGAACATAAAAACATTCTCGTCCATTAATCCCACTGATCTGGCGGCATCTGTTTTGACCATCATGGCAGCGCCACTTACCCAGTCCACATCAATATGTTCAGCTTGCTCAGGATAGTTTGTTAAAAATAGTCCCTTTGCTAGACTCGGAAACAATCTGGATAGAAAAAGGTTGTGACATATAAGACTTCTAAGGGATGGTCTATAACCAGCATCTCCGACTTGTTGGCTAAAGTCAGGGAAAACCAATCGGCATCCGCTCATGCCAACATCCTTATGCTTTTCCATAAATGAAATCCACGGGGAAAAAATATCTTCTTCAGGAATGATAGTGTCCGAATTAAGCAATAGTGCATAGGGTGTGTCTATAATTCTGAGAACCTGATTGTTGGCTCGAGCAAATCCAACATTCTCTTCGTTAACTATAAGAATAACCTGAGGAAAACGCTGTCTTACCATTTCTTGAGATCCATCTGAGGAAGCATTATCCACTAAATATACCTGAAAAGGGACGGATGTTGGCTGTGACAAGAGGGATTCGAGGCATTTCTCTGTAATATCTCTGGTATTCCAACTTACCACAATAACACTTAGTATTGGCTTATGCATATGTATTGTCATTTGACCACGGCTTTCGAAAATGCCCCGACAAATCCAATCATGAAAAACATTAGATATGATGCTGTTGGACTAACTATAAAACCAGGATCTATCAAACCGTGAATCAGATGAGCACAGATTCCCATAATAGCACCAGCTACAATTCCTCGCGATTTTTCATCACCTGAGTATTTAAAAACTTTAATCGCTCTAAACAACGGCACGGCGAATATACCCAAGAAAGCCATAAGCCCTACAATTCCTGTTTCTGTAGCAACGAGTAAATAAATATTATGAACGACATGCTTGTATCCTCTGAAAATCATTGCATGACCTGTAACATCGTAAGTCTTAAAGACCTCCGAAAAATTATTAAGCCCAACTCCAAAAACGGGGAATTGAGATATAATAGAAAGTGCTGCCTTATTAAGTGGCATTCTTACTGCCATTGCCTGGTAATCCTTGCCCAGGAAACGTTCTATGATGAAAGGAGAAAAAGATACTATTAGAGCTATTCCAAGAAAGGCAAGTCCGAGAATTTTAACAAAAACATTCTTTCGTATAATAGATTTGCCGTAGGTCAGGAAGACTGTGCCAGCCATAGCAAAGGGATATGCAACCCAGGCTCCTCTTGATTTGCTAAGTATAAGAGCGACAGTCCCAAGAATAAAGGCAACGCCAGACAATAACCTTACACTGGACTTCCATGATGAAATAAATATTCCAAGAATTAAGGGAAGAGTCATTTCTAGATAATAACCGAGAAAGTTAGGATGACCAAGCGTCCCCATGGCTCTATGAACTTTTTGACCGGGAAATAATTCCTTGATCGTCTTGAGTGCAAAAATATCCATAGCTGGAGGCGGAAAGGATTTTAAAAAAAACTGTAGCATAGCAAGAATCGATTGGAAGATAACAGCAACGGCCGTAAACACTCCTATCTTTTTTAACAGATTACCGTCGGATATATTAAGAACAGTCAACATCACAAAACCGAGCATTAAAAGCCTTACAATCTCAAGAAATGTAAACATAGGATACATTGCATTAATAAGGCTTAACAATCCACAAAGGATGAAGATAATAAGAGCAGAACCCTCGGGACCAACGTATAACCGATTTGATGATATTCTCTCCCGAATAGTCATAAAAAATAATATCAGTGCTACACATAACGTTACAGAAATAGATATACTTGCCGCACCACCAACGTGTTTTTCCACAAGGAAGTTGACGTCCAAATTTACAGGGATTGTAAATATCAAAAGAAAAGTCAGCAAATTCATTCTATGATGACTTTTTAAAATCGCAACAATCAATCCAAAAACTAAAATCAGTGAGAAACCGATAGTGTATTTTAGAGGGGAATATGCAAAAAGAATAGCCATTAAAGCGGAACACATTCCTAGCAGGGCAGGCCAGATAAAACGGTAAATTGACAATCTAGCAACTGTCATAATAATTATATCCGATCGTATAGCCATTTAGGTATAAAATACTTTTTACCGTTCAAAATCCCTCCAAGTATCCGGACATTTCCTCTTTTTAGCCTATCCAAAGCGGCGGCTACAGATTTGGTCGGTGTATGGTGAGCCTTTATAACAAAAATTATTCCGTCGAGTTTTTTAGCTAACAACAAAACCTCAGGGCAGGCGTGCACCGGAGGGAGATCGAAAATAGCGTAGTCGGAAATGGCTCTAAGTTTCTCAAGAAAAACTTCCATTTGTGGATGGGTATATACAAGATAAGGATTTGGACTCAATTGTCCGGTTGTTATAAAACGTATCGGAAGATCTCCTCTACCATGGATAAAATTTTCTAAATCTAAATTTGTTGACATTAAGATGTCGCAAATACCAGGAGATTGATTAAGATTTTCCATGAGATGAAGAGAAGGAGACCGAAAATTAGCATCTATTATGAAAGTGGGCCTCTCACCGTGATAACAAAGGGCGTAAGCTAACATCCTGCTCACGGTTGATACCCCTTCACCTGGTTGACTGGAAATAATTCCAACAAGCCTTGGGGATTTTTCTTCGGAACCAACAACATCAAAAAAAGACCCCAAAAGATGTTGCTGAATATCGGCAATACCAGCAAATGGATCCTGTAACGGTTCTGAATACTTTCCTCTTAATGATCTATCCATAGCTTCAGAAAATATACCCATAGTTTCACACCTTTCTCAGCATTTCTATTTCCGGTATTGTGGCAATATGTCTAATTCCTATTTCCTCTAAATCGCTTCCTCTCTCAAACGTTGTTCCCATAGCATCCTTAATAAAGGATGCTACAAGCCCGATTACAAAAGAAACAAACAAGGTCAATACTAGAATAAGGGTTTTCCTTGGCCAAATAGGATCAATAGGTGGTATTGGGTCGTGAATCAATTCAACACTTGCTATACTCCATTTGTCCATTTCCTTCATTATTCTCATTTCTTCAGCTTTTTTCTTGTAAAGCAAATAATTTTCTTCGAGAAGTTTCTTATTTCGCAACAATTGCTGATAATGAAGTTCCGTTTGAACAAGATTGTTCAGCTTTGCCTTGTTTGCTTCCAGGTCTTCTTGAAGTTTACTATATTGTTCTCGTAAATTATTTGCCTCAACATTCAAGAGTCTGATTAAACTTTCGGCTTTATGTTTCCTGAGTTCTTTTATTTGTTCTTCCACCTGCTGCACTTCACGAGCCTTAGGAGTAAAGATTTGTAACATTCCATCTAGCTGATTTCTCAAGTCAAAGTATTTTTTGTCAAGAGTGGTAAGATCTGTAAATTGAACACCAAGAGAACCAATATGGGGGGTTTCAATCCAATCCTTACCGGAAGCTAGAAGCCTTTTAACTTCATTTTTCTTTACTTCAACCTCCGAGAGTCTTAAGGAAATATCCTGCATCCTGGCTATTATTCTTTCTTGCTCTGAAAGAAGAATTTCTTTTTGTTTTGATGTTTCCGCCACTGTGTGCTGTTGCTGAAAAGCTAGCAATTCATCTTCTGCTTTCTTAAGCTTGTCTTCGTGTTCTTTGATCTGTTCTTCATAGAATTCGAGAGATTGGGGGGATCTGGCTATAGAATTTCTCAGATCTAAGTAAGCTTGAGCATATAACCTTGCTCCATAAGCAGCCGTCTCAGGATCAGTCCATCTAAAAGCAATTCTTATGACATTTGAATCTTCCTGCCAGGACACTTTAGTAGCAGATCTTATTCTTTTGAAAAGTTGTTCATCCTCAGTTTCTTTTTTTAAAATGCCCACCGCCTGAAAAATATTCTTTAGCACCTCCCATGGAAACGAAACAGATTTAATAACCACATCTCGAAAACTTACATGCTTTTTTGTCTGTTCAGCGAGCTTTTCCTTGAACTTGGGAAGCATTTTATATATCACCGCATGGCTTTTAAGAATTTCCAGTTCATCGTGGACAATCTGGGACGTTTCTTGAAGTAAAACATTATAAGGTGCTTGAGGAAGAACAGAAAGAGGAGCAACTCTTTCTTTTCCAAGCTTTACAATAAATTTAGCTTCAGCATTAAATACGGGACGAGCTAGGATACAATAAACAACAGCAACAATCATAGAAAATCCTACAACTGCCAAGATAAACTTCTTAAACTTAAACGGAACATTGACTAGTTCCCTAAGCGTTAATTTACGTTCCGATGCGATTTCCATAGAATTTTATCCTTTTTTAATTAGTTTCCACTGCCTTTTACTTCATAAGAAAACCCGAAACTCACTCCATTAAACATAAATATGTTTTTGATATAGTCTTCAACGAATTCACCAATTTTTGCTGCTGTTGTTTTTGGCACATAAACAACACTGTTTTTAGGTAATATAAACTCCTTTTCTAGCTTACCTTTATCAGAAATTTGTTTTACATTTACGGTCCTAACTACAGACTTAAGATTGTCATCCCAAAACAAAACCTTAACCTGAGAAAGATCTCCGGTCCGTCTAGGACCTCCCGCCATTGATAGAACTTGAACCACGGTTACAGGATAACCAAGAGGAAACATACCGGGACGATTTACTTCGCCAAAAACGAAAACTTTGTTTCCTTTAACTTCATCTAAAAGCACTGAAACAGTAATAGAACCAAACTTCTTTTTATACGATTCATTAATGTCTTCTTGCAAATCTCTGACTGTTTTACCAGCCGCTTTAACTCCACCAACGTAAGGTAGGTAAACATAGCCATCTGGAGCAACAATAATCTTTTTGGCTTGTCCTCTTTCGGTGGTCTGGAGTGCCGTTCTTAATTCCCACACTTTTGACGCATATTCCTGAACCCTCACGGTTACCGCAGGTTTTTTGAAAACGTCCGAATAGACCGTGGCAA
Proteins encoded:
- a CDS encoding DegT/DnrJ/EryC1/StrS family aminotransferase; protein product: MDERVPVRPKEKFLVFGAPCIEEPEIQEVVDSIRKRWIGTGPKVAKFENTFAAYKKVSHAIAVSSCTAALHLAVLAAGIRPGDEVITTPMTFCATVNAIIHAGGRPVLADCDKNTMNIDPNEIERKISSNTKAIIVVHMAGRPCEMDSIMEIARRYDLVVIEDCAHAIEAEYRGVPAGCFGKVGCFSFYVTKNITTAEGGMIITNDDYIADRVKIMALHGMTKDAWRRFSDEGYRHYEVVHLGFKYNMTDIQASIGIHQFQRIKKYWERRREIWQIYNDHFADLPVFLPLDPAPDTVHAYHLYTLLIDIDRLGKSRDSIINALTAENIGVGVHYIPVHLHPFYRKAFGWKKGDFPNAEWIGERTLSIPLSGCLDDDDVYDVIRAVRKVLGG
- a CDS encoding glycosyltransferase, yielding MLELTVIIPTYNRADILKDCLIALSEQTLETNCFEVIVGDDGSSDHTQKVLRWAESNMPYKLKWFTQKNAGPNRVRNKSIEMSESPVVVFFNDDTIATPSLLTQHLRAHKNYPQINIAFLGKVTIDPVLPYSPFALLHLDSSFGQWDRLVNSDGFALLDWRAFYTCNLSVKRNFLLENGLFDEDIRYSDDVELGARLDSRGLKILYCPDALGYHRHFLTESDYLRIAEKEGIGLAVWYMKRSRDCHYLKELRFPLCISAMNRLRFLIGDLTFHRSIRWFWLRLARKMVGTTRKNVGLRIYEKLYQAIKREAIFNQIRKN
- a CDS encoding glycosyltransferase, with the protein product MKILYLHANAELYGSDLILLQLVTYLDKTRYEPIVFLPVNGPLIERLREAGIRTMIMPLAVLRRAHFTPSGVIRFVTVLMKSVSNLRRFILKERIALVHTNTGAVWGGELAAAITGIPHVSSVMEIVEKPKIVSLAMSWMVSAFSDQVITVSGAVRDHFIKYTPWWREKYIEMFPPVDTVRFSPDENARKIIRSHLGIDENTVLVGMAGRLNHWKGQDVFVRACKEVMKMLDYKSDVHFVILGGPVPGREEFVHQLHRDIEELGLVNVVTAPGFQENITDWLSAMDVFVLPSKLPEPSSTGVVAAMAMGLPVVGTNIGGTPETVLDGETGFLVPPNDPKSLAEKISLLVKDSEMRRSMGAKAMERARKLYSIESYVGKVMAIYDDLLQNTRK
- a CDS encoding glycosyltransferase family 2 protein; translated protein: MTIHMHKPILSVIVVSWNTRDITEKCLESLLSQPTSVPFQVYLVDNASSDGSQEMVRQRFPQVILIVNEENVGFARANNQVLRIIDTPYALLLNSDTIIPEEDIFSPWISFMEKHKDVGMSGCRLVFPDFSQQVGDAGYRPSLRSLICHNLFLSRLFPSLAKGLFLTNYPEQAEHIDVDWVSGAAMMVKTDAARSVGLMDENVFMFAEDIEWGCRFRNNGWRVVYLPRITIIHLQGASSSKQLKPHEFSLLWLKNIKKLYVHLNPSVPPWTFNLIMVLGLLLRAQIYGWGGLILNSKDMILKGKRMIHYVAGLLS
- a CDS encoding O-antigen ligase family protein, with product MTVARLSIYRFIWPALLGMCSALMAILFAYSPLKYTIGFSLILVFGLIVAILKSHHRMNLLTFLLIFTIPVNLDVNFLVEKHVGGAASISISVTLCVALILFFMTIRERISSNRLYVGPEGSALIIFILCGLLSLINAMYPMFTFLEIVRLLMLGFVMLTVLNISDGNLLKKIGVFTAVAVIFQSILAMLQFFLKSFPPPAMDIFALKTIKELFPGQKVHRAMGTLGHPNFLGYYLEMTLPLILGIFISSWKSSVRLLSGVAFILGTVALILSKSRGAWVAYPFAMAGTVFLTYGKSIIRKNVFVKILGLAFLGIALIVSFSPFIIERFLGKDYQAMAVRMPLNKAALSIISQFPVFGVGLNNFSEVFKTYDVTGHAMIFRGYKHVVHNIYLLVATETGIVGLMAFLGIFAVPLFRAIKVFKYSGDEKSRGIVAGAIMGICAHLIHGLIDPGFIVSPTASYLMFFMIGFVGAFSKAVVK
- a CDS encoding CpsD/CapB family tyrosine-protein kinase, with amino-acid sequence MGIFSEAMDRSLRGKYSEPLQDPFAGIADIQQHLLGSFFDVVGSEEKSPRLVGIISSQPGEGVSTVSRMLAYALCYHGERPTFIIDANFRSPSLHLMENLNQSPGICDILMSTNLDLENFIHGRGDLPIRFITTGQLSPNPYLVYTHPQMEVFLEKLRAISDYAIFDLPPVHACPEVLLLAKKLDGIIFVIKAHHTPTKSVAAALDRLKRGNVRILGGILNGKKYFIPKWLYDRI
- a CDS encoding Wzz/FepE/Etk N-terminal domain-containing protein, coding for MEIASERKLTLRELVNVPFKFKKFILAVVGFSMIVAVVYCILARPVFNAEAKFIVKLGKERVAPLSVLPQAPYNVLLQETSQIVHDELEILKSHAVIYKMLPKFKEKLAEQTKKHVSFRDVVIKSVSFPWEVLKNIFQAVGILKKETEDEQLFKRIRSATKVSWQEDSNVIRIAFRWTDPETAAYGARLYAQAYLDLRNSIARSPQSLEFYEEQIKEHEDKLKKAEDELLAFQQQHTVAETSKQKEILLSEQERIIARMQDISLRLSEVEVKKNEVKRLLASGKDWIETPHIGSLGVQFTDLTTLDKKYFDLRNQLDGMLQIFTPKAREVQQVEEQIKELRKHKAESLIRLLNVEANNLREQYSKLQEDLEANKAKLNNLVQTELHYQQLLRNKKLLEENYLLYKKKAEEMRIMKEMDKWSIASVELIHDPIPPIDPIWPRKTLILVLTLFVSFVIGLVASFIKDAMGTTFERGSDLEEIGIRHIATIPEIEMLRKV
- a CDS encoding polysaccharide biosynthesis/export family protein, with the protein product MKWLVFLLMISITGCAGAIHNGESPKTAAIQENFQENIEIVKSEIAREVREGINLYTLAPGDVLEIIYHATAEREVEDYRLRVDDKIEVEIAFHPDMNRVHVVRPDGRITLPLKGEIMAVGKTPDELAKEIATVYSDVFKKPAVTVRVQEYASKVWELRTALQTTERGQAKKIIVAPDGYVYLPYVGGVKAAGKTVRDLQEDINESYKKKFGSITVSVLLDEVKGNKVFVFGEVNRPGMFPLGYPVTVVQVLSMAGGPRRTGDLSQVKVLFWDDNLKSVVRTVNVKQISDKGKLEKEFILPKNSVVYVPKTTAAKIGEFVEDYIKNIFMFNGVSFGFSYEVKGSGN